A section of the Hevea brasiliensis isolate MT/VB/25A 57/8 chromosome 17, ASM3005281v1, whole genome shotgun sequence genome encodes:
- the LOC110644997 gene encoding probable ribose-5-phosphate isomerase 2, translating into MAIPCLPLFGSEKLSMEAGPLSPLSSPPQVVLTQDELKKIAAYKAVEFVQSGMVLGLGTGSTAKHAVDRIADLLRKGKLKNIIGIPTSKKTHQQALSLGIPLSDLDSHPIVDLAIDGADEVDSDLNLVKGRGGSLLREKMIESACKKFVVIVDESKLVSHIGANGAMPVEIVPFCWKFTQERLQQLFDYASCMAKLRTNSGGNGEPFVTDNGNYIVDLYFKKDIGDLRAASDAILRLAGVVEHGMFLGMATTVIVAGELGVTIKNK; encoded by the coding sequence ATGGCTATTCCTTGTCTTCCTCTGTTTGGTTCAGAAAAGCTGTCCATGGAGGCAGGCCCATTGTCTCCTCTCTCATCACCACCCCAAGTTGTCCTCACCCAAGACGAGCTGAAAAAGATTGCTGCTTACAAAGCCGTCGAGTTCGTCCAGTCCGGCATGGTTCTTGGCCTCGGCACTGGCTCCACCGCCAAACACGCCGTCGACCGTATTGCTGATCTATTGCGCAAAGGCAAATTAAAGAACATTATTGGCATACCCACTTCCAAAAAGACGCACCAACAAGCTTTGTCTCTAGGTATTCCTTTATCCGATCTTGATTCCCACCCCATCGTCGATCTAGCAATCGACGGCGCAGATGAAGTGGACTCCGATCTCAATTTGGTCAAGGGCCGAGGTGGGTCTTTACTCAGGGAGAAAATGATTGAAAGTGCTTGCAAAAAGTTTGTAGTTATTGTAGACGAGTCTAAATTGGTATCCCATATTGGAGCCAATGGGGCGATGCCGGTTGAGATTGTGCCTTTCTGTTGGAAATTCACGCAAGAAAGGCTTCAACAGTTGTTCGACTACGCGAGTTGCATGGCCAAGTTGAGGACTAATAGCGGTGGAAATGGTGAGCCTTTTGTTACTGATAATGGGAACTATATTGTGGACTTATATTTTAAGAAGGATATTGGTGATTTAAGGGCTGCTAGCGATGCTATTCTGAGGCTAGCTGGGGTTGTGGAACATGGAATGTTTCTTGGTATGGCAACTACTGTAATTGTTGCAGGTGAGCTTGGGGTCACTATCAAGAACAAGTAG